One region of Quercus lobata isolate SW786 chromosome 2, ValleyOak3.0 Primary Assembly, whole genome shotgun sequence genomic DNA includes:
- the LOC115971516 gene encoding uncharacterized protein LOC115971516 yields MVFEFDDALDLERVWECEPWSYDKSLVVFQRAVDVEFAPLLEYTTSAFWVQLHNILEKSMTQEIGEVVGNTIGKIVQVADPEDDGQGCEFLQIRVSLDITKPLPRCCKLWLEGEHIGWALLKFEPLPNFCYWCGRVNHNERDCDLWLQGKGKLKKENQ; encoded by the coding sequence ATGGTTTTCGAATTTGATGATGCTCTGGATTTAGAGAGGGTTTGGGAGTGTGAACCGTGGTCCTATGATAAAAGCCTGGTAGTGTTCCAACGTGCAGTGGATGTAGAATTTGCCCCACTTTTGGAGTATACCACCTCTGCTTTTTGGGTGCAACTTCACAACATCCTAGAAAAGAGTATGACTCAGGAAATTGGCGAGGTAGTGGGTAATACGATAGGTAAAATTGTGCAAGTGGCCGATCCTGAGGATGATGGCCAAGGGTGTGAGTTTTTGCAGATCCGTGTGTCCCTTGATATCACTAAACCCCTTCCACGTTGCTGCAAGCTTTGGTTGGAGGGTGAGCATATTGGATGGGCTCTTCTCAAGTTTGAGCCCCTTCCAAACTTTTGCTATTGGTGTGGTCGAGTTAATCATAACGAAAGGGATTGTGATCTTTGGCTTCAAGGAaagggaaaattgaaaaaagagaaTCAATAG